The nucleotide sequence CTGGAATCGGCGGGCGTCTGGCTGGTGAGCACCAGCACGCCGGCGGCCAGGGTGAGGGGCAGTGCCATGCGGGCAGGCCGGATGGTGCCGGCCGCCCCCAGCAGCAGCGCGCCGCCTTCGAGTACCAGCACTGTGAGCAGCAGCGCTTTCACCACCAGCACCTCGGGCCGGGTGAGAGCCTGCGGCCCCAGCCAGGCCGTGAGCAGCAGCAGCCCGGCCACGGCCAGCAGGTTGCGCACCGGGTTCTGCGTGGGCAGCTGCTCGGGCTGCGGTGCGGTGTGCCGGTTGCGGTACAGTAGCCATGCCCAGGCGCCCAGCACCAGCGGCACGAGCAACAGCAATGCCCACTGCACCTGTTTCAGGGCCAGGCCGGCGTGGGTATGGAAGGCGGCGCCGACCTGCTCGCCGGCCGGGTCGCGCCAGAACTCAATCAGGAAGCGGCCAGCCAGCAGCAGCCCCAGGTGCAGCAGGCGGCGGCTGCCGCCCGGCCACGCCCGGTGCCGCGTGAGCACCAGTACGCCGCCCACCACCACACACAGCCCCAGCTAATACAGCTGCGTGGGGTGCACCGGCAACGACTGCGCGGCCCCGGGCGCCAGCAGCCCGCGCGCCTCCTGCCACAGGTAGGGCAAGGTGCCGGGCGCGTACTTCAGGCCCCAGTTGCCGGCCGTCAGCTCGCCGAAGCAGCAGCCGGTGAACACGCAGCCCACGCACTGCACCGCCAGCGCCGCGCACATCGGCAGCGTGAAGGCATCGAACACGTGCCAGCTGAACCCAAACGGCCGCCGCAGCGCCAGCAGCGTGAGCGTGCCGGCCAGTGCCCCGCCCAGCACCGTGCGCGCCCCCGAGCCTGGCCAGTGCCCGGTGTGCAGCAACTCCCGCCACTCCGGCCCCGACAGGGCCAGCAGCTTGGTGCCCAGAATAAAGCTGAGCGTGGTGCAGGCCAGCACCACCAGCCACGGCCGCATGGCGTAGCCCCGGCGGTGGCCCTCCCACACCAGCAGCGCCAGGTTCAGCCCAAAGGCCAGCAGGTAAAACGTGGTGTAGTAGCTATGCCCGACAGCAGTGGGCAACGGCAGCGTAACAGTACAGAGCATAGGCGTAGCGGAAATACAGACAGCAAAAGCAACGACTATTCTCACCGCCAAAGCAACCGCGGGCACAAAACCCGAATGGCCGTCAATCCAAGAGAATGACGGCCATTTACACCTTGCAGGTCACCTAAATCAGCGCGCCGTTCCGATCCGGACTGGCTTATATAAGAATAGGGTGGTAACGGCAGCTAAGCTAGCAGTCCGGCTTGCTGACTTCCAACCAGAATTAGCGTATGTCAGACTTTTTAAATCAGGCTTCTGCTTTTTTATCTATCTGATAGAATGGTGTTTTGCCTGAGTGTTTCGGGACTTCTGACTATCTGAAGAAATACACCTTTATGCTGATTTTATTGTGCGCAGACCGGATGGTGCATAGTAGCCTGGAGGCTCGCTGCGTCACGGCCGGAGTGCTGCCAGCTTAACCAACAGCAGTAACGGCGAAACGTAAAATGGCGCGTGTTCAGGGCGGGCAGGCTATGGCTCGTAGCTGCCGTTTACGCGGGTTGCTTGGCGGCTACGGCCGGCAGCGGCACCGAGTCGCCGTAGTGCACGATGTTCTCAATCATGCCTTTGAAAATGATGAAGTGAAACGGCACCAGCGAATACCAGTACAGGCGCCCGGCCAGGCCGCGCGGGCGGAACGCGGCCAGCTGCTCCAGCGTGTGCGAGCCGTCGTCATTGGGTAGCACCCGGAACTGCAGCCACGCCTCGCCGGGCAGCTTCATTTCGGCGTAGAGCAGCAGGCGGCCCTGGGCGCGGTCGGCCACGAGTACGCGCCAGAAGTCGAGTGGGTCGCCGGCGCGCAGGTCGGTGGGGGAGCGGCGGCCGCGGCGCAGTCCCACGCCGCCCACCATCTTGTCCATGAGGCCCCGGATACGCCAGAGCCAGTCCACCTTGTACCAGCCCCGCTCCCCGCCGATGCTCCACACGTTCTGTAGCACCTGCTGCGGGTCGCGGGTGAAGCGCAGCGTCTGGCGGTCCTGCAGCAGGCCGTACTGCGGAATCCGGATGTGGTCCATGTAGTTGCGGGGCATTACGCCGCTGCTCAGCGCGTCGCTCCAGCTGCTTACCACTTCGTTCTGCTCGATGCGCTGGAAGGCCAGGTCCACGGCCTGCCGGTAGCTCATGCAGGTATGTGGCACCACGGCCGCAATGCTGCGCTTGGGGTTGGCCACGGTGTCGTTGCGCAGGCTCTCCACGAGGCTCTGGGCCAGCGAAAACGTGGTGCGCGTGACCAGAAACAGCCACCACGACGACAGCCGCGGCGTGAGCACCGGCACCGTGACGATGTAGCGCCGGTAGCCGCGGGCGGCGGCTAGCTCCAGCAGCATCTGCCGGTAGGTCAGCACGTCGGGCCCGCCGATATCGAAGGAGCGGCCGCGGCAGGCGTCGTTGTCGAGCACGGCCATGAGGTAGTGCATCACGTCGCGGATGCCGATGGGCTGGCAGCGCGAATTCAGCCAGCGCGGCGTAATCATCACGGGCAGCTTCTCCACCAGGTCCCGGATAATCTCAAACGACGCCGACCCCGAGCCGATAATGATGCTGGCCCGCAGCACCGTGAGTGGCACGCGGCCCTTGCCCAGAATCTTCTCCACGCCCTTGCGCGAGCGAAGGTGCACGCTCAGCGCCCGGTCGTTGGCGATGCCCGACAGGTACACCACCTGCCGGGCACTCGTGCGGTCAAGGTAAGCACGGAAGTTCAGCGCCGACTGCTGCTCCAGCCGGAAAAAGTCCTTGTCGTGCCCGCTCATGGAGTGCACCAGGTAGTAGGCCGCGTCGATTTCCAGCGGCAGTGCCGCCAGCGTTTCGGGCTTGAGCAGGTCGCCTTCGGCCACCGTCACGCTGGCCCGCAGGCTGTCTGAAAGCTCGAAGCGGCGCGGGTCGCGCACGAGGCACACTACGTGGTGGCCGGCCGCTACCAGCAGCGGCAGTAAACGCTGGCCAATGTAGCCGTTGGCTCCGGTAAGCAGAATGTTCATGGCACGGCGCGGAAGGTGTAAGTATGTAACTCCCAGACCGCGCAGAGGTTGCTGTGTGCTGTGGCATGTGCCAAGCGCAGAAATCAGAACGTCATGCAGAGCGGAGCGAAGCAGCTCGCCAGTGTGGTAGAATTACTACACTGGCGAGCTGCTTCGCTCCGCTCTGCATGACGTTCCTTTCCCCTGCAAACGCCTAACCTTACTCGCCTACGTACACCGCCGCCACCTTCTCGCGCAGGTTGTAGCCCGACGACATCACCTCACCATAGGCCCCGGCCGAGCGGATAGCCACCAGGTCGCCGCGCCGGGTTTCGGGCAGCGCCACAGCTTTGCGGAACGTGTCCGACGACTCGCAGATGGGACCGACCACGTCGTAGAGCAGCTCGGGGGCGGTGCTGCTCAGGTTCTGGATGTGGTGGTAGCTGCCGTAGAGGGCCGGGCGCATCAGCTCAGTCATGCCGGCATCCAGAATGGCGAAGCGCGTGGACTGGCTTTGCTTGACGTAGAGCACCCGGCTCAGCAGCGTGCCGCACTGCGCCACCACGGCGCGGCCCAGCTCTACGTGCACCTGCTGGCCCGGCCGGCGCACCAGGTGCCGGTCGAACATCGAGAAGTAGCCCTCGAAATCCGGAATCGGCTGGCCGTCGGGCTGCTCGTAGCTGATGCCGAGGCCGCCGCCCACGTTGAGGTGCGGCAGCTGGTGGCCCTGGCTTTCCAGCCAGGTTTGCAGCTCGTTGAGGCGCTGGCTGAGCTCGGCAAACACGTTCAGGTCGGTAATCTGGGAGCCGATGTGGGCGTGCAGCCCCACCAGCTCCAGGTGCGGCCAGCTGCTGAACTGCGCCACCACAGCCGGCAGATCGGCGAGGCTGATGCCGAACTTGTTGGCTTCCAGGCCGGTGGTTATATAGGCGTGGGTGTGGGCGTCCACGTTGGGGTTCACGCGCAGGGCCACCCGCGCCGTGCGGCCTTGTGCGCCGGTCAGCTCGTTGAGCACCGCCAGCTCCTCCGCCGACTCGGCATTGAAGCACCAGATATCCGCCGCCAGCGCCAGCCGGATTTCGGCGTCGGACTTGCCCACGCCCGCAAACACCACGTGCTCCGGCGCGAAACCGGCCTCTAGGGCGCGCTGCACCTCGCCGCCGCTCACGCAGTCGGCGCCCAGGCCGTGGTCCTTGATGCGGGCCAGCACGGGCAGGTTGACGTTGGCCTTGAGGGCGTAGTGCACCTGAAAATTGCGCGGCCGGGCCGCCTGCTGCAGCGCCGTGAGCGTGGCATCCAGCAAACCCAGGTCGTAATGGTAGAAAGGGGT is from Hymenobacter yonginensis and encodes:
- a CDS encoding prolipoprotein diacylglyceryl transferase family protein → MLCTVTLPLPTAVGHSYYTTFYLLAFGLNLALLVWEGHRRGYAMRPWLVVLACTTLSFILGTKLLALSGPEWRELLHTGHWPGSGARTVLGGALAGTLTLLALRRPFGFSWHVFDAFTLPMCAALAVQCVGCVFTGCCFGELTAGNWGLKYAPGTLPYLWQEARGLLAPGAAQSLPVHPTQLY
- a CDS encoding SDR family oxidoreductase, whose product is MNILLTGANGYIGQRLLPLLVAAGHHVVCLVRDPRRFELSDSLRASVTVAEGDLLKPETLAALPLEIDAAYYLVHSMSGHDKDFFRLEQQSALNFRAYLDRTSARQVVYLSGIANDRALSVHLRSRKGVEKILGKGRVPLTVLRASIIIGSGSASFEIIRDLVEKLPVMITPRWLNSRCQPIGIRDVMHYLMAVLDNDACRGRSFDIGGPDVLTYRQMLLELAAARGYRRYIVTVPVLTPRLSSWWLFLVTRTTFSLAQSLVESLRNDTVANPKRSIAAVVPHTCMSYRQAVDLAFQRIEQNEVVSSWSDALSSGVMPRNYMDHIRIPQYGLLQDRQTLRFTRDPQQVLQNVWSIGGERGWYKVDWLWRIRGLMDKMVGGVGLRRGRRSPTDLRAGDPLDFWRVLVADRAQGRLLLYAEMKLPGEAWLQFRVLPNDDGSHTLEQLAAFRPRGLAGRLYWYSLVPFHFIIFKGMIENIVHYGDSVPLPAVAAKQPA
- the lysA gene encoding diaminopimelate decarboxylase, giving the protein MPFTLAPELHAQPTPFYHYDLGLLDATLTALQQAARPRNFQVHYALKANVNLPVLARIKDHGLGADCVSGGEVQRALEAGFAPEHVVFAGVGKSDAEIRLALAADIWCFNAESAEELAVLNELTGAQGRTARVALRVNPNVDAHTHAYITTGLEANKFGISLADLPAVVAQFSSWPHLELVGLHAHIGSQITDLNVFAELSQRLNELQTWLESQGHQLPHLNVGGGLGISYEQPDGQPIPDFEGYFSMFDRHLVRRPGQQVHVELGRAVVAQCGTLLSRVLYVKQSQSTRFAILDAGMTELMRPALYGSYHHIQNLSSTAPELLYDVVGPICESSDTFRKAVALPETRRGDLVAIRSAGAYGEVMSSGYNLREKVAAVYVGE